Proteins encoded within one genomic window of Humulus lupulus chromosome 1, drHumLupu1.1, whole genome shotgun sequence:
- the LOC133831380 gene encoding uncharacterized protein LOC133831380 → MLHRTNPGSYIVLKSDEDDMFLYDFVALNASMKGWPYCIRVVIVYGTFLKLAYGGTLLVAATQDVEGKIFPLAFCVVDSENDDSWELFFDKFRKAYAVREDMSIVCDRHESIIKATIMVYLEVPHGPCTFHLLINIKNKFKKNSKKFKDTFFAVANACTMKNFEYKMRELDKIGKRIRPCLQQIGYHKWARIHSPNNRYSNMTSNIVESLNYAIVVVRELPICTMLGCLRALVQQWSWTNRNIANSTSTKFTDNHDMILNENYIYSLS, encoded by the coding sequence ATGTTGCATCGCACAAATCCAGGATCCTATATTGTACTAAAATCAGATGAAGATGACATGTTTTTATATGATTTTGTAGCATTGAATGCTTCAATGAAAGGCTGGCCCTATTGCATACGTGTTGTAATAGTTTATGGGACTTTCTTAAAATTAGCATATGGAGGGACATTATTGGTTGCAGCAACTCAAGATGTTGAAGGTAAAATCTTCCCCCTAGCATTTTGTGTAGTTGATTCAGAGAATGATGATTCTTGGGAGTTGTTCTTTGACAAGTTTAGGAAAGCTTATGCTGTAAGAGAAGATATGAGCATCGTATGTGACCGACATGAAAGCATTATAAAAGCAACCATCATGGTGTACCTAGAAGTACCACATGGGCCTTGCACCTTCCATCTGCTCATAAACATCAAAAACAAGTTCAAGAAGAACTCAAAAAAGTTCAAGGATACATTTTTTGCAGTTGCGAATGCATGCACTATGAAAAATTTTGAGTACAAGATGAGAGAACTTGATAAGATTGGCAAAAGAATACGACCTTGCCTACAACAAATTGGGTATCACAAATGGGCAAGGATTCACTCTCCAAACAATAGATACTCAAACATGACATCAAACATTGTAGAATCTTTGAATTATGCAATTGTAGTAGTAAGAGAGCTACCAATTTGTACGATGCTAGGGTGTTTACGAGCTTTGGTGCAACAGTGGAGTTGGACTAATAGGAACATAGCAAATTCAACCTCCACAAAGTTCACTGACAATCATGATATGATCCTGAATGAAAACTACATCTACTCATTAAGTTAA
- the LOC133831398 gene encoding uncharacterized protein LOC133831398, with protein sequence MMNSVFRDWDFFSVPIVKGRILLVWKKDMFKITIIGVEDQFIHCTVKIMGVLYPFCLTVIYGRNHLEERKRLCQALDSLSLPVQPWLVAGDFNVVFYFDDRIGGRPITEMEKEDACHWRADCLMAEIRRIGAQFTWSNKQKGGSRIFSKLDRVFSNEAWTDVFPYSEAQFNWDVISDHCYCVIKPVLGQVSGLKPFKFFNMWTKHEKFRETVLNSWGANGVCSGLKGISQKLTNLKSVLVQFNRRTIGDIPGKYLAAKEKYQQAQFLLQQQPQSKELLSAEQEACSEFILCAKMHESFLRQRSKVTWLRYGDDNTAFFYATLKQRYASNRITAFVNDHGQIVDCYEDLIKHFVSHFAGFLGSSSTATARIQLAVINIGKTLSIDQQLSLVRPFFEERC encoded by the coding sequence ATGATGAATTCTGTTTTCAGAGATTGGGATTTTTTCTCTGTCCCGATTGTAAAGGGGAGAATACTCCTGGTTTGGAAAAAGGATATGTTCAAAATTACTATTATTGGTGTGGAAGACCAGTTTATTCACTGTACTGTGAAGATCATGGGAGTTTTGTACCCATTTTGCTTGACAGTAATCTATGGTAGGAATCATTTAGAGGAGAGGAAGAGGCTTTGCCAGGCCTTAGATTCACTGAGTTTGCCAGTTCAACCGTGGTTAGTTGCGGGTGATTTTaatgttgttttttattttgatgaTAGAATAGGTGGCCGTCCTATCACTGAGATGGAAAAGGAAGATGCGTGTCATTGGAGAGCAGATTGTTTGATGGCTGAAATCCGTAGAATTGGTGCTCAATTCACTTGGTCCAATAAGCAGAAGGGAGGTTCTCGAATTTTTTCCAAATTGGATAGAGTTTTCAGTAATGAAGCCTGGACTGATGTTTTTCCTTACTCAGAAGCTCAATTCAACTGGGATGTAATTTCTGACCATTGTTACTGTGTTATTAAACCTGTCCTTGGTCAGGTTTCAGGGCTGAAACCGTTCAAATTTTTCAATATGTGGACAAAACATGAGAAGTTTAGGGAGACTGTCCTGAACAGTTGGGGTGCTAATGGAGTCTGTTCTGGTTTGAAAGGAATTAGTCAGAAATTGACTAATTTAAAGTCTGTTTTGGTTCAGTTTAATAGGAGAACAATTGGGGATATACCAGGAAAATATCTTGCAGCCAAGGAAAAGTACCAGCAAGCTCAGTTTTTACTTCAACAGCAGCCTCAGTCTAAAGAGCTTCTTAGTGCAGAGCAAGAAGCTTGTTCTGAGTTTATTCTCTGTGCTAAAATGCATGAGAGCTTTCTCAGACAACGGAGTAAAGTCACCTGGTTGAGATATGGAGATGACAACACTGCTTTCTTTTATGCAACTTTAAAACAGAGGTATGCTTCTAATCGGATTACTGCTTTTGTCAATGACCATGGACAGATAGTTGATTGTTATGAGGATCTGATCAAGCATTTTGTTAGCCACTTTGCAGGGTTTCTGGGTAGTTCTAGTACTGCTACTGCTAGGATTCAGCTGGCAGTGATAAACATTGGTAAAACCTTAAGCATTGATCAGCAACTCAGTTTAGTTAGACCTTTTTTCGAAGAAAGATGTTAA